A DNA window from Hypomesus transpacificus isolate Combined female chromosome 24, fHypTra1, whole genome shotgun sequence contains the following coding sequences:
- the rmi1 gene encoding LOW QUALITY PROTEIN: recQ-mediated genome instability protein 1 (The sequence of the model RefSeq protein was modified relative to this genomic sequence to represent the inferred CDS: deleted 2 bases in 2 codons) — translation MRPPAQGAVQAAQTWLKSSWQVQVPFTWLEACVEWLQEEGGGQQVSQHQLNQQVLDQWLLTDLRDLAHPVLPEGLSRAQNTELSGSFCVQVDSLLDVSQPAYTQLQRAKGADCTNEGVSAVTQITQRPWEAKPTRMLFLQITDGVQSLEAMEYQPIPALGALLRPGVKLQLHGQIVCRLGVLLLGPGNVTVLGGEVEELAERNSLARVLCRALGQPEEEPPQGGAEEQENHPLAANQQEPEDDELDDQELLASLDAQEERGESRPDGGTRKRGGAEWRQQPSMESGYGTHSDASSRSASVVSQSSIQSSIPYGRPSFQGHRSESQADSAVGGHPSRAPRLGGRSPGRDFDDLPLEELDFQDSPARPTPPSSTNPRISSLAGHAQGSGSGSAGVRNDKHLESFNESTDFLDERDDFMDEDLDSLFPPEPEHPREDLTLEGTRTPQTSSLTPQASGPGPQTSRPPQLGGDWISPEPAAQDSITVKSERAEQTDPEGDGHVTLDSPPFTYLCLLEGSGGAVASVPAREVRVKAFIVTLLGNLQAKGGEWRVGANISDGSAYLDVELSDRVLTGLLGFSVAQKAALKRDPARRVELAAGMKACQEGLVDMCCIMTLAFSPGGGRPVVTRTDDVTNGDCRVLEWRVRGV, via the exons ATGCGACCCCCGGCCCAAGGAGCGGTCCAGGCGGCCCAGACCTGGCTCAAGTCCTCCTGGCAGGTTCAGGTACCCTTCACCTGGCTGGAAGCCTGTGTGGAATGGCTGCAGGAGGAAGGAGGCGGGCAACAAGTGTCCCAGCACCAGCTTAACCAACAG GTGTTGGATCAGTGGCTGCTGACTGACCTTCGGGACTTGGCCCACCCAGTGCTGCCCGAGGGACTGTCCCGAGCCCAGAACACAGAGCTCAGCGGCAGCTTCTGTGTCCAGGTAGACTCCCTGCTGGATGTCAGCCAGCCCGCCTACACCCAACTCCAGCGTGCCAAGGGCGCCGACTGCACAAACGAGGGCGTGTCGGCCGTTACCCAGATCACCCAGCGTCCCTGGGAGGCCAAGCCCACTCGCATGCTCTTCCTGCAGATCACTGACGGGGTGCAGAGCCTGGAGGCCATGGAGTATCAGCCCATCCCTGCACTTGGCGCCCTCCTCAGGCCTGGGGTGAAACTGCAACTGCATGGCCAGATAGTGTGCAGGCTTGGGGTGCTGCTCCTGGGCCCGGGGAACGTGACGGTgcttgggggggaggtggaggagctggcggAGAGGAACAGCCTGGCCAGGGTGCTGTGCAGAGCCCTGGGGCAGCCAGAGGAGGAGCCTCCTCAAGGTGGCGCCGAAGAGCAGGAGAACCACCCACTTGCAG CAAACCAACAGGAGCCAGAGGATGATGAGCTGGATGACCAGGAGCTTTTGGCTAGCTTGGATGcccaggaagagaggggggaa agCAGGCCGGATGGaggaaccaggaagagagggggggcagagtggaGACAGCAGCCCAGCATGGAGAGCGGGTATGGGACACACAGTGATGCCTCCTCCAGGAGTGCGTCTGTCGTGAGCCAGTCCTCGATCCAGTCCTCGATCCCTTACGGAAGGCCATCCTTCCAGGGTCATCGCTCCGAGAGCCAGGCGGACTCGGCCGTAGGAGGTCACCCCTCTCGCGCCCCCCGCCTGGGTGGACGATCACCTGGACGA GACTTTGATGATCTTcctctggaggagctggatttccAGGATAGCCCCGCTAGACCCACTCCGCCATCCAGCACGAACCCCAGAATAAGTTCTCTCGCTGGGCACGCCCAGGGGTCCGGCTCTGGGTCTGCTGGCGTGAGAAATGACAAACATTTAGAATCCTTCAACGAGTCTACTGACTTCCTGGACGAGAGGGATGACTTCATGGATGAGGACTTGGATTCCCTGTTCCCTCCAGAACCAGAACACCCCAGAGAAGACCTTACACTAGAAGGCACCAGAACCCCCCAGACATCAAGCCTTACACCCCAGGCATCTGGTCCTGGACCCCAGACCTCCAGACCACCACAGCTGGGGGGGGACTGGATCAGTCCAGAACCAGCAGCCCAAGACTCCATAACGGTGAAATCTGAACGTGCGGAACAAACAGACCCAGAGGGTGATGGTCATGTGACTCTAGACTCCCCTCCGTTCACCTACCTGTGCCTCCTAGAGGGGTCTGGGGGCGCTGTGGCCTCCGTGCCTGCTAGGGAGGTACGGGTGAAGGCTTTTATCGTGACCCTCCTGGGGAACCTCCAGGCCAAGGGCGGGGAGTGGCGGGTCGGAGCCAACATCTCAGACGGGTCGGCCTACCTGGACGTGGAGCTGTCGGACCGGGTTCTGACGGGCCTGCTGGGGTTCTCCGTGGCCCAGAAGGCAGCGCTGAAGCGCGACCCGGCCCGCAGGGTGGAGTTAGCGGCAGGGATGAAGGCCTGTCAGGAGGGGCTGGTGGACATGTGCTGTATCATGACCCTGGCTTTCAGCCCTGGAGGGGGCAGGCCTGTGGTGACACGGACTGATGATGTCACAAACGGGGACTGTCGCGTCCTggagtggagggtgaggggagtgtag
- the LOC124486893 gene encoding vacuolar protein sorting-associated protein 13A-like — translation MVFESVVVDVLNRFLGDYVVNLDSSQLKLGIWGGNAVLRNLEIKENALSQLDIPFKVRAGHIGRLELKIPWKNLYTQSVEATLDGVYLLIVPTASIKYDAEKEDKQLQEVRQRELQRIEDTKQKAAEQENPTMEKQDTFVEKLVTQVIKNLQVKISNIHIRYEDDVTNPCCPLSFGVSLQNLSLQTCDANWKPCLLDEKAKLFFKLVQLDNLFAYWNVNSTLYSNHSPDQALLCLQNSITAQCSLPGNHDFIFRPITANAKLRMNPRSDVDFSSPKVDLVVKLKEVAIELNRPQYISILELLGSVDMMSRNLPYRKYRPRVHVHTNAYQWWHYVITGIMEVDVKPRLHMWSWKHIKRHRVTVKRYRERYKEKITSKKPPDTLLKELEEHEKMLDIFNITLARQQAEMEASKAGLRIYRPGLKMEEEESQGWFGWAWGWGGQDATQAREVKTGGFDGLMTPAEKSKLYTAIGYSETAVNPNVPKNFEDMKVDFHMEKLSVCIKDSKDKDEIIKLTVEELKSLLTQRPGAQAIKLVARLSLFEVTGLSSNRVAPTLLSSRKAATVTGTPLLSILFETNPLDASADQRLKVESQPLEIIYDAITVNGMSAFFMPPDDLQLDELTNATLMKLEQFRDRTATGLLYVIETQKVLDLNVNLMASYVIIPQSGFYSGTQNVILLDLGHFKVTSQSRKGLPQLSVGSSTIDEFMSRAYDSFDVQLSSLQLLYSKPDGDWKNARKLKKSSLHILEPVDLKVVFSRAMVVSDPRMPKFKVSGELPLLSVRISDDKVRGVLALIDSIPLPESRPVPRGSASHSTPKAPKSYTPQLTPRKPAIADLRSSIIFDSGSEEDLFYDAPSSPIGDHPFFPDMPSPLQRSVSVKRRGLVKKDPQKNMTELLVRFEINEVSVQLCRLSGGVEVSVLQLDIEGLGTEFSLRTFDMTSYTFLREICLKSPEHMDSEEKMVHLITTLDNTEDDLLTLEYTKADKNGPEFKSNYNNTEQLIKVNFSSLDVHLHTEALLNAMNFLNSLLPPSAEKGAGPEDLPTIPEEDE, via the exons ATGGTCTTCGAAAGCGTGGTCGTTGATGTCCTGAATAGGTTTCTAGGGGACTACGTTGTAAACCTCGATAGCTCACAGCTCAAGCTCGGCATATGGGGAG GTAATGCTGTGCTGAGAAATCTTGAGATAAAGGAGAATGCCTTG AGTCAACTGGACATTCCTTTCAAAGTCAGAGCAGGGCATATAG GACGGTTGGAGCTTAAGATTCCTTGGAAGAACCTGTACACCCAATCAGTGGAGGCGACACTGGACGGAGTCTACCTGCTCATCGTGCCCACAGCCA gtatcAAGTACGATGCGGAGAAGGAGGACAAGCAGTTGCAGGAGGTGCGTCAGAGGGAGCTGCAGAGAATTGAGGACACCAAGCAGAAGGCTGCTGagcaag AGAACCCCACCATGGAAAAGCAGGACACCTTTGTGGAGAAGCTGGTCACCCAGGTGATCAAGAACCTGCAGGTGAAGATCTCCAACATCCACATTCGCTACGAGGATGAC gtcacCAACCCTTGCTGTCCTCTGTCTTTCGGGGTATCCCTTCAAAACCTCAGCCTGCAG ACGTGTGACGCTAACTGGAAGCCTTGTCTCCTGGATGAGAAAGCCAAGCTCTTCTTCAAG CTCGTTCAGTTGGACAACCTGTTTGCCTACTGGAATGTCAATTCCACCCTCTACTCCAACCACAGCCCAGATCAGGCCCTG CTATGTCTCCAGAACAGCATCACCGCTCAGTGTTCCCTTCCCGGTAACCATGACTTCA TTTTTCGTCCAATCACAGCGAACGCCAAGCTGCGTATGAACCCGCGGTCAGATGTGGACTTCTCCTCGCCCAAGGTGGACCTGGTGGTCAAACTGAAGGAGGTGGCCATCGAGCTTAACAGACCCCAg tACATCAGCATTCTGGAGCTGCTGGGCTCTGTGGACATGATGTCACGCAACCTTCCATACAGGAAGTACCGTCCAAGAGTCCACGTTCACACCAACGCCTACCAATG gtgGCACTACGTGATAACGGGCATCATGGAGGTCGATGTGAAGCCCCGGCTGCACATGTGGTCATGGAAACACATCAAGCGTCACCGGGTGACGGTGAAACGTTACCGGGAACGCTACAAGGAGAAGATCACCAGCAAGAAGCCCCCAGACACCCTGCTCAAGGAACTGGAG GAACACGAGAAGATGCTGGATATCTTCAACATCACTCtggccagacagcaggctgagaTGGAG GCCAGCAAGGCAGGCCTCCGTATCTACCGCCCGGGgctgaagatggaggaggaggagtctcaGGGCTGGTTCGGCTGGGCGTGGGGCTGGGGAGGCCAGGACGCCACCCAGGCCCGGGAGGTCAAGACTGGAG GGTTTGATGGGCTGATGACACCTGCTGAGAAGTCCAAACTCTACACTGCCATTGGATACAGCGAGACGGCTGTCAATCCCAACGTGCCAAAGAAT TTTGAGGACATGAAGGTGGACTTCCACATGGAGAAGCTGTCAGTGTGCATCAAGGACAGCAAGGACAAGGATGAGATCATCAAGCTGACTGTGGAGGAGCTGAAGTCCCTGCTGACCCAGAGACCTGGGGCTCAGGCCATCAA gctggtTGCCAGGCTGAGTCTGTTTGAGGTGACCGGGCTGTCCAGTAACCGGGTGGCGCCCACGCTGCTGTCGTCGAGGAAGGCTGCCACGGTAACGGGCACTCCCCTGCTGAGCATCCTGTTTGAGACCAACCCCCTGGACGCCAGCGCCGACCAGAGGCTGAAGGTGGAGTCCCAGCCCCTGGAGATCATCTACGACGCT ATAACAGTGAACGGCATGTCGGCCTTCTTCATGCCCCCTGACGACTTGCAGCTGGACGAACTGACCAATGCCACGCTGATGAAGCTGGAGCAGTTCAGAGACAGGACcgccacag GACTGCTGTACGTCATCGAGACGCAGAAGGTTCTGGACTTGAACGTCAACCTGATGGCGTCATATGTGATCATCCCTCAGTCAGGCTTCTACAGCGGCACCCAGAACGTCATCCTGCTGGACCTGGGACACTTCAAG gtgaccAGTCAGAGCAGGAAGGGACTGCCCCAGCTGTCGGTGGGCAGCAGCACCATCGATGAGTTCATGTCCCGTGCATATGACAGCTTCGACGTGCAGCTAAGCAGCCTACAGCTGCTGTACAGCAAGCCTG ACGGGGACTGGAAGAATGCCCGTAAGCTGAAGAAGTCGTCTCTTCACATCCTGGAGCCTGTGGACCTGAaggtggtgttcagcagggcCATGGTGGTGTCTGACCCTCGCATGCCCAA gtTTAAGGTGTCTGGGGAGCTGCCTCTGCTGTCGGTGCGTATCTCAGATGATAAGGTGCGCGGCGTGTTGGCTCTGATAGACAGCATCCCCCTGCCTGAGAGCAGACCAGTCCCTCGCGGCTCCGCATCACACTCCACACCCAAG gcacCCAAGTCCTACACGCCTCAGCTAACCCCCAGGAAACCAGCTATAGCTGACCTGAGATCCTCGATCATCTTCGactcag GTTCGGAGGAAGATCTGTTCTATGATGCTCCCAGCTCTCCTATAGGAGACCACCCCTTCTTCCCAGACATGCCCAGTCCACTCCAGCGCTCAGTGTCCGTCAAGAGGAGGGGCCTGGTGAAGAAGGATCCTCAGAAGAACATGACGGAGCTCCTTGTCAGGTTTGAGATCAACGAG gtgtcggTGCAGCTGTGTCGTCTGAgcggaggtgtggaggtgtctGTGCTGCAGCTGGACATTGAGGGGCTGGGCACAGAGTTCAGCCTGCGCACCTTCGACATGACCTCCTACACCTTCCTCCGGGAGATCTGCCTCAAGAGCCCTGAGCAcatgg ATTCTGAAGAGAAGATGGTTCATCTCATCACCACTCTAGACAACACTGAGGATGACCTGCTCACTCTGGAATacaccaag gcTGATAAAAATGGTCCAGAATTCAAGTCCAACTACAACAACACAGAACAACTGATCAAG GTGAACTTCTCGTCACTGGACGTGCACCTGCACACAGAGGCGCTCCTCAACGCCATGAACTTCCTGAacagcctcctccccccctccgccgagaagggggcggggccggAGGACCTGCCCACTATCCCGGAGGAGGACGAG
- the LOC124486892 gene encoding C2 calcium-dependent domain-containing protein 4C codes for MWLVGRIREGLDNIPQDLGRYVGKSKDDISAKTSLSNKLHSNILTPGNIPEFCLPPRLTRSPLLASQRTAVPTSTPRINLEPSGSPHRTPHVPQRENARGKSGTEAQKGKKPPPFSAEGYGLEGMHESANTRRKESLFHSSHPVLTLDRSLPLPLPKTTTRAAPERNSPKTNIRSGLTISLKSLSKTGSTESDTPSSNDSTPLSSPLLTHSCSSPTLTLLLEGVQEGHPLLQPGHSRGVPPQGSPLSCLFFTPRQNRRRRGISPKPFPLAHYPNPNLGSLAPPLLFPLDILHCQERPQGESVLPLTERGGVRLSAERTPSPLDPYLSTVRVRVVSVEGLRDDGDLRPLNCCLSLCLTPGKLQRQESAVIKNCRRPVFNEDFFFTDLSPDHLLGLELRVKVLDKAGHSALRKGAVLGVTTESLAQLLPFD; via the coding sequence ATGTGGCTGGTGGGGAGGATCAGGGAGGGCTTGGACAACATTCCCCAGGATCTGGGACGCTATGTGGGCAAGAGCAAGGATGACATCTCAGCCAAGACCAGCCTCTCCAACAAGCTACACAGCAACATCCTGACGCCAGGCAACATCCCTGAGTTCTGCCTGCCCCCTCGTCTGACCAGGAGCCCCCTGCTGGCCAGCCAGAGAACTGCAGTCCCAACAAGCACGCCAAGGATCAACCTCGAACCCTCTGGATCCCCTCATCGGACGCCACATGTCCCACAGAGAGAAAATGCCCGGGGAAAAAGCGGTACGGAAGCCCAGAAGGGTAAAAAGCCCCCGCCGTTCTCCGCTGAGGGATACGGCCTCGAGGGGATGCACGAGAGTGCGAACACCAGACGCAAAGAGTCCCTGTTCCACTCCAGCCATCCTGTCCTCACTCTGGACAGatccctgcctctgcccctACCCAAAACCACCACCAGGGCAGCGCCAGAGAGAAACTCCCCCAAAACAAACATCCGATCCGGGCTGACAATCTCCTTAAAGAGCCTATCAAAGACGGGCAGCACCGAGAGCGACACCCCCTCGTCTAACGACTCCACCCCCCTCAGCTCCCCCCTCCTTACGCATTCCTGctccagccccaccctcaccctcctgcTGGAGGGTGTCCAGGAGggacaccccctcctccagccaggcCACAGCAGGGGGGTTCCTCCACAAGGGAGCCCTCTGTCGTGCTTATTTTTTACCCCCAgacagaacaggaggaggaggggaatctCACCCAAGCCGTTCCCCCTTGCCCACTATCCAAACCCAAACCTCGGCtctctggctccgcccctcctTTTCCCATTGGACATCCTCCATTGCCAGGAACGTCCGCAGGGAGAGAGCGTCCTCCCGTTAACGGAGCGAGGCGGCGTCCGCCTCTCCGCCGAGCGCACCCCCTCCCCGTTGGACCCCTACCTGTCCACGGTGCGCGTAAGGGTCGTCTCCGTGGAGGGCCTGAGGGACGACGGCGACCTGCGACCTTTGAACTGCTGCCTGAGCCTGTGCCTGACCCCCGGGAAGCTGCAGAGGCAGGAGAGCGCCGTCATTAAGAACTGCCGACGCCCCGTGTTCAACGAGGACTTCTTTTTCACGGACCTGAGCCCAGACCACTTGCTGGGGCTTGAGCTCAGGGTGAAGGTGCTGGACAAGGCTGGCCACTCCGCCCTGAGGAAGGGGGCAGTGCTGGGGGTCACCACCGAATCCCTGGCACAGCTGCTGCCCTTTGATTAA